CAGCAGAGTAGCGGTTATAGAAGTGTCAGGGCTGGCTCAGGTCCCCATTCGCAGCCTTAAGGTCTGGAATCTTGCGACGctcgtcgctgtcgctTGCAACGCCAGGTGGGGCCGTCACTGGGCTCTAAACGATGCGAGAAGCTAGAGTAGCATACAGTGGATGCAATTGACCTCATGAAAGGGCCTTCAGGCGCGCTTAGAGGCACCAAGAGCTGGCTACTTGCTGTCTTATGGTTGTTAATTAGGCTAGTCGTTCTCAatgatttttcatttttcacTTCAAGTTCACCAACTTTAAGCTGGGAAGCTTCTGCATAAGTATTGCCGATAGGTGTCTCTAGCAACCGGTAGATTCCCTGGTCGCTTTAAATGCTATCTCATCATGCTATGCGCAGCCAGCTTGCGCAACCTGTCACTGTTCTCATCCGAGGCGTGAGAACAAAGAGTAAAGGCGGTCTCCCACCGGCAGCACAGAGAGTCGTCACTCAATTGAGTGTCATGTCTGCCAGCAGAAAGCAGCCCAGacttttgaagctttcccGCGAGGATCTGATAAAACACCAGACCATACAGCGATGCTGGTCGACGTATCAGGCAGATCTGCGTGCCAAACGCAACGAGCAGCTGAAACTGCAATACAAGAGCACTCAGAAAGCCATGGATATACTCGAGGAGCTGAGCCCCGAGCTCTTTCAAGCAGCAAACGCCCCAGAGCACGCAAAACGGTTTCCAATGGAGCTGAAAGTGCCCACCGAGTTTCCCCCCAGAAAAATATGGCACTACGActacaagaagaaggactaGCAAAGTAGAGGCGCCGCAGCGGCCCAAACCGGGCAACCGTGCAACCATTGAGACCCTCCTGTATATATATGACGTTAACTAGCGGTCCAGATTAGTGCTTCATAGTCATTCTGAACGGGTCTTCGCAGTATATAGATTCAGCGAAACTCATCATCACTGCCAAGAGACTCGACTTGAGCCTGCTGATGGCCTTTGCTCAGTccaattgatcttcagGTGGGTGCTCCGCCTTCTTTCCGTTTCAATCGCTTTTCTGGCCCTGTTCAGATGCATAACCTGGCCATTTTGATACTGGGATGGTATTTCTGCTCCATAACGCTGTCTCTTTACAATAAATGGATGTTTGATCCCATAAAGGGTTTGAAAATCGCTTCCCCTATTCTGGTCACTTCGTTCCACCAATGGGTTCTTTGGTTTCTGTCATTCTTGTACATCAAATATTTAAGATTGAACGAGGGCAGTCGATCAACCACCATCAGGCACAAATTGCCGAGCCTGAAGTTCTATCTGAAGTATCTCATTCCAACTGCGATTGCTGCAGCGGGCGACATCGGGTTTGGGAGCCTTTCTTTCAAGTATATCAGTTTGACAGTGTACACCATAATAAAGTCCGCTAGTATCGCCTTCGTATTACTGTTTGGTTGCCTCTTTGGACTGGAGAAATTTCACTGGAAACTGGCTCTTATAGTGCTAATCATGTTTGCCGGCG
Above is a genomic segment from Torulaspora globosa chromosome 1, complete sequence containing:
- the MRPL28 gene encoding mitochondrial 54S ribosomal protein mL40 (ancestral locus Anc_5.584), which translates into the protein MLSHHAMRSQLAQPVTVLIRGVRTKSKGGLPPAAQRVVTQLSVMSASRKQPRLLKLSREDLIKHQTIQRCWSTYQADLRAKRNEQLKLQYKSTQKAMDILEELSPELFQAANAPEHAKRFPMELKVPTEFPPRKIWHYDYKKKD